In Setaria italica strain Yugu1 chromosome IX, Setaria_italica_v2.0, whole genome shotgun sequence, the genomic stretch AGGCGGAGGGAGATAAAGAGAGACCGGGAGAGGTACGGTTCCTTCaagctattttatttttgtttgtgcTGTCGGGTGACATAAGCCCCCGCCAGCACAAATACATATGTGCTGGTGGCTTTGAACACGCTGGTCCCAGGAACCCTTACGCTGGCTGGTGGCAATAAGGCCCACCAACACTCTAATTTCGACATGCCAACACAAATCGTTTCTGACATAGTGGGTGTTAGGCCTTTATATAGGCAAGGATTATTAGGGCACCGGGCTGCTGAGGGACTCCCGGGCATCGTGGAAAGCGGTGGAAAGCGGTCCCATTGGGGACCTCGGGTCCATGGACCCGTCACTGtaaatgtggcattccacaacttttcaaagtttagccataagcctatcttaaattcatagggtgggagatggaaattgattgtATAGATCCTCGTactatgtttctaatgtgcaacttatagcacgctcttcgactcgcttTCCTACAGTAGAAGTGCAGTACATAATTATCTGTTCCAtatggccaacaataatatacaaattaCTCCACATACAAATATAttagtttaattaatttgtgtctaaattacgattattagaatggaattcaattccaaaaATCCAAATGGGACCTTAGTGAATTAGATGAGTAGCTCAGTCTGTAACTGGAAGACAATGATCGTGTCCATTTCGCAGGTGACAATTGGTTATTGGTAAAGCAGTAGGCTTCGACTGCTGGTTTGTCGTCACAAGCGCATGAGACACGAATGCAGCTTGCAACGCGTTTCTGGTGTGTTTGAGAGACTGAGTTATACCCATGAACTGTACTATGCCAGCCTGAACGAGATTTTTCAGCAACTTGTGCTTTTTAAAAATAACGATTGCAATCATTCGTATGTCCTATCTGGACAAAGTGGACACAAAATGTATAATTAATTAGTCGGTCTGGCCGGGCCACTGATGTGATGAGCCAAATCCATGGTCGTTGATTGGTATTTGTAGCCAAGCCGAAGGTGACAAAGCATAGCTAGTTGCATTTGCGTGAGCAATATCCCGCATGAATTATGCCTGCATGGATGAACTACCAGCTATCGAGACAATACTCCGACACCAGAGTTCTGTCCAAGACGAACTAGTTCCAATAGCGTTGCATCTGTGTGTCTCCTCCACAATACGTGACAACCAGATGATCCAATTCCCTGACCGCAAGCTGCCATTACATGCTTCAGCTTGCTGTGATCCCTGGCTCATTGTCCAATTTTCAAACtccaggaggtggcggcgcacgcTGAAGGGACTCCCGGATGCCTGGAGACTGCGCCACCGACCGTTGCGGCGGATAGCCGGATACTGTGACTTACACAACTCCTTTCAGTCGTGATATTTTGCTTTGGCATATTCTTTCCGTGATGTCCATGGTGTTGCAATGGGCAATCTTTCTAGCGGAcgtgctttgctttgctttgctatCTTTGGCATATTCTTGCCTTGATGTCCATGGTGTTTGAGCGAAGATCAAACCCCAAAGCAAACGTTTGCATTCCAAGATAAAACCACTCCTGCCACAACCACAACCGCATTCTGTCACCCCATTTCCAACCATCCATTCAGACTCCGATCGAGAGCAGAGAGATGGTCGAGCCTGCTATTTCTGCCGTCGCTGGGAGCATCAAGGACCTTGCTGTCCAGGAGACCACACTGCTGTGCGGAGTTATTGGTGAAGCCGGGTTCTTGAAAGATGAGCTGCAGCGGCTACAGGGCTTCCTCAAAGATGCCGACACCAAGCGGAGATCAGGGAATGCAAATGCCACTGTCTGCATTAGGCAGATCAGGGATGCCACATATGAAGCTGAGAATGTCCTCCAAGTTGTGGACTACATGGAAAAGAGAAACATGCTCAAGAAGGGATTTGTCGGTGCCATTTCAAGGTATGCTCGCTTACCAAGCGATTTGATCACTCTCCATAAAGTTGGTAATGAAATTCAACGTATAAGGAGGAGGGTTAGGGAGATATTTGAAAGTACAAGAGATTTGGAATTCCTTTATCAGGGTAATACAGAGTTAGGCAATTTTCATGTTGATGATGAATCCCTGCAAGATCACGGTCTTGTGCTCCAAAATTTTGAAGCTGTTACTGTTATCGGTTTTGACAAtgagcaaaaagaaatagttgAAAAATTAACTGAAAAGGATAACAAGCTTAGTGTAGTCTCCATTGTTGGCATGGGTGGAGCAGGAAAAACTACACTTGCTAGAAAAATCTGCACTTCAGATAAAATAAAACAACATTTCGACGCAATTGCTTGGGTTACTGTATCTCAGAAGTTTGAGGTTGTTGATTTATTGAAGGATATTATGAAACAAATCACTAGGGGCAGAGATGATGGTAGAGAAGTTGGTCAAATGGAAGAAATAGATTTGAGAAACAAGATACAAGCCTTCCTTACAGAAAAAAGATATTTAGTTGTGCTTGATGATGTGTGGACAACAAATACATGGAACCAAATAAATAGAATGGTCAAAGTATTTCCAGACGCAAATAATGGCAGTAGAGTAATGTTAACCACCCGGAAGATTGATGTTGCTAATCATATTGAAATGCCAACCTATGTTCACCAACTGAAGCTCTTGGATGGTGAAAAGAGTTGGGAACTTTTTAGTACGAAAGCTTTACCACCATATAGAAGGTCCTTGATACAGAACATTGATGAGTTTGAAGAGATAGGGAGAAAGCTTGCACGGAAATGTAAAGGACTACCACTTGCACTAGCTGTTTTGGGGGGCTATCTATCAAGGAAtttaaatctagaaaaatggTCGGATATACTACAGGGTTGGGTGTCAACTGAAAATGGGCAGATGATGGGAGCCATACTAGCTCGAAGTTATAGTGACTTGCCAAATCATTATATAAAATCTTGTTTCCTCTATCTTGCTGTCTTCCCTGAGGATTACTCCATATCTGTATGGGATCTTATCAAATTATGGATAGCGGAAGGCTTCATTCCACCTATAACAAGGCACACACGGGAACAAACAGCACGTATGTACGTAAGTGATCTGGCTCAAAGATGTTTGGTTCAAGTGGTTAGTCGAAGCAAGATCCACGGATGGATTGAAGAAATAAGGATTCATGATATTTTACGTGACTGGTGCGTTGAAGAAGCGAGATATGCTGGTCTTGTTGATGTCATCGACAACACTATAGGTCAGGTTTCCTCTCCACTCTTTGTGAATACAGTACTTTCACTTTGTAAGTACTTTGTAGCTTTTGGCCCTTACTTACACCTGCCATATACTCCGAAAATTGCAGGCCATGTTGGTGAATCTTCGTCCAATACCATGGTCTCCTATCGTTCATCTTTTCAAAACTTCTGTGATGGTAACATGTTCACAGCAACACCTAATCTCCGAACTCTGTTTGGCTTTGAACTTCCACCATTCTCCCTACCCAAGCTGAGATTCCTCAGAGTTCTCCATGTGGAAAAGTCGAGCCTAATTGATTTTGGCAGGGTTATCAGTGGGTGCATTCACCTAAGATATCTCGGGTTGAGAGAGTGTAGGCAGGCCACGCTACCTTCTTCAATTGGACAATTGCTTTACTTGCAAACTATAGACCTGAGAGAAACGAACTTGAGATCGGCCATACCAAACTCTTTATGGGACATCCCTACTCTAAGGCATGTTTACCTTCATAACACATTTTTAACAGCTACGAGGAATTGTTCACAGAAAGAGCTCCAGTCCTTACATTTGCATCTCCTACACGAGGAGAGCACTAAATTCTTCCG encodes the following:
- the LOC101757690 gene encoding putative disease resistance protein At1g50180, whose product is MVEPAISAVAGSIKDLAVQETTLLCGVIGEAGFLKDELQRLQGFLKDADTKRRSGNANATVCIRQIRDATYEAENVLQVVDYMEKRNMLKKGFVGAISRYARLPSDLITLHKVGNEIQRIRRRVREIFESTRDLEFLYQGNTELGNFHVDDESLQDHGLVLQNFEAVTVIGFDNEQKEIVEKLTEKDNKLSVVSIVGMGGAGKTTLARKICTSDKIKQHFDAIAWVTVSQKFEVVDLLKDIMKQITRGRDDGREVGQMEEIDLRNKIQAFLTEKRYLVVLDDVWTTNTWNQINRMVKVFPDANNGSRVMLTTRKIDVANHIEMPTYVHQLKLLDGEKSWELFSTKALPPYRRSLIQNIDEFEEIGRKLARKCKGLPLALAVLGGYLSRNLNLEKWSDILQGWVSTENGQMMGAILARSYSDLPNHYIKSCFLYLAVFPEDYSISVWDLIKLWIAEGFIPPITRHTREQTARMYVSDLAQRCLVQVVSRSKIHGWIEEIRIHDILRDWCVEEARYAGLVDVIDNTIGHVGESSSNTMVSYRSSFQNFCDGNMFTATPNLRTLFGFELPPFSLPKLRFLRVLHVEKSSLIDFGRVISGCIHLRYLGLRECRQATLPSSIGQLLYLQTIDLRETNLRSAIPNSLWDIPTLRHVYLHNTFLTATRNCSQKELQSLHLHLLHEESTKFFRSGYMVAFLGQMTQLTTLVLKVWSMPAETIHLLTNMTFLVEVTLGVFTLLDKLPESRLLPQGLRRLLLSAETIKEDPMPILEKLPCLVVLQLRGYEGRTMFCSAKGFPRLQELYLNRFSIEEWRLEVEAMPRLSRLNLYLCRNMKQLPEGLLHLPALKELRLVRTGMNPEDDVTWKKLVGKGCKVFRL